The Tenebrio molitor chromosome 5, icTenMoli1.1, whole genome shotgun sequence genome segment CAGAAAAAAGATTTCTATCTGTcctattaataaattaatgatttaaCAATTCAGTTTTAATGCATTTATGCAATTTTCACTCTTCGATTCGAGTTAACAGCTTAACAGTTGTTTGTAAAACTACATGACATTCTACTCTGCAAACATATTATTGCTATAATACATCACGAATCCAAATTGGTTCGATTTAAAGCTTGTTAAACATCTGTAATAGAGAGCGAACACATCTGGATGGTTTGCATAATACCAAATCTATTTCCTCTCAAAATAGTTTAAAACAGCGTAAATAACGTCTGATTCTcctagtttattttattttaaatatatttaatgGAACTATTAACAGTGTTTAAAATACATTATACACAAACATAAGACCCAAATAATCCATTCTTGCACCGTGGTATAGGCAACCAGGAATACACAATGGATAAATCCTTGACAATATTAATTTCACTTCAtagtttttcttttcctttctTCTATTGTAAGAAAATAACATTCTATGTGTTTTTTGTGTGTCAAACATTTTACAGGGCTTAATTAACATCTGCACAGCTTTACTGACGACTGCGTTGACATTTTCCTTCAGATTCGTTTTCCATTTGGAATACCTACCTAACGtttatttcccaaaaaaataaagatttaaGGTTTTTTCTCATATACGAGCAAACTATAAATTGCAGAATCcagtttaaagaaaaaaatataaattgtgCTCACACAAGAACACATTACTCGAATGAATCAACACGGCTTTTCATTTTTGctgatttataataattcttgcAGACAAGATTCATTGGGTCGTTTAGTGTGGCCGAAGTGCTGGCAAAATAAGcagagtaataaataacacGAGTTGCTCAACTAATTACTGAAGTTTCCTTAAATTATGGATCAAAGTTTAGGGGGTTGCATTAATGATCAATTACTTTGCAAGTTTAGAGTGAAAAATCTAGCAAAACAGCGGTAATGAAACAGTCgagttttaatattaatttattatgtatAAATGATACCCAAGCAATACACAACGTATTAAtaatagaataataataatatggcaaataggtatttatttataacgtCACTAATCGTGTTGATTTTATTGCACCTACCTAATTAAACAAGGACAATAAAAACTTAACATAACCCTAACTTAAATATTAGgaacattttaattacaaaCAAAGAGAACGTTACACATTTAACGataaaaatctcaaaaataaaatattcttcacattttcggtttaagtacaacataaataataatagtaaaaaaagtggggagaggaaaaaaaagaaatgcaaATAATGAAAAGACACAGGGTATTTTAGGTATACCTATCAGTTTATATACTCTTACACATACACCTATTTCATATAATAATATAGTGTATATACGATTCTGCCGTTTAGCAAAACTATATTTCGGTGTCAACGGTTCACTACGCTATATAAAAGTTAcaagttatttgttttaaatgtatttttcacCTCTCGTAAAGGGAGTTATGTTAGGAACTCTGTTCAGCTTCACATCGCTAGATGCTCTAACGATCAGctggtaaattattttctgaagGCACCCAGTCCCTCAACAATAAACACAGTTTACACGTGTCAGACCCTACGTAGTTAATAAAACAACAACATCGTAATAACAAAGGAGAATTGCGAGTGAGTAGGAGATACGGGACTATCTGAAGGCTCGTCGGCTAttgttgataaaaaaatattgttgagGAACCGTACTAAATTAGGAACCATTACTCCGGTTTATTTGCATTTCTTAACGACTGCTGTAGAGTCCTATATATATAAAACACAAAGCTCTTTGCAATTTGTTGCGGACAAGAAGTTGCAAAAAGACTTTTCTTCTAATATATGGCACTGCACACTTATATAAGCTCGCCATAAGTCCCGTAAGGATTTCTCACAAATACTTAACATCATTTCTTGCAAATTCTATAAAACAACTGTATGTACACGTCTAAgcttagaaattaaaaatatttttttgatattttgtttctttttttttttaagtacaaAAAATACCAGTATTATTGGAGAGAGATCTGCAATGTCATTTCTGAGTTTTTTAATACGTGTCGCGTGAGGTCGAGTCTCACTAATCGTAAAAATGAGGTAGGTAAcgtgaaaaaacaacaatatcaAAATAATACTACATCACAACGGCGTTAAAATAATGAGACATTTCGACACCTCCATCCTGCAGCTTCTTGAGAATTCAACAGTTACCACCGTGTGTGTAAACGTAAGAGAAAGCAAAGCTGCAGAATTTCGGTGGTTCTCCTATCGAATAGaccttaataataattatttgcattttattggtattaaatgaaaataaaaaatatgtacagtaatgctagtttttaaaattgaaacgtCACATGAGTATAACGTGTTAACAAGAAATATGAGACTATATACAATAACATACCTCAAAATCAATATTGTTATCTCTCGAAACAAAAAGcaccataaaaatattttgttcctTCGTCATTTTAAAGTCTAATCATGGAAGGAACAGTATTCAAGCTCATATTTGCTCAAACATATCCGTTTCGTCCTGGAATCGCTGCCATCATCGAGGATGCAGTTAAAGCGGCGGTCGGTTCTTTCTCTAGTCACTGGTCCAGCGCGCGAGCGATTCGAGAACGAGACCAGAAGGTGCTTCCTCCTATTGGTATACATCGAAGTATTTGCATTTAACAATATGTTCTATGCTAGTTAATCTTATTCAATAATTAACAATGACCTCTATTCGAGTGCTATCGCTATCCTAGGTTTAGTCTAGTCCTATGCTTTGTCTTTGAACGTAAGCAAATACTTTCTATGAACATTTAACAATGATTACCACCGGGAAACAACAAACTACCAATCGAACTTGGCTCATAGCGACAAGCATGAATATGCGAGGTATAAAAATAAGTACTTTGAGTCGAAAttacgaattaaaaaaaaaacattgtttaaaaaatacttataAATAATACGAGTACACAACTATTGCAACAGTATATAAATAAATGGAAGAACTACTCAAGTGATGAGACCGCGTTGCCGGTAATGCGCATGTCTTGTAAGCTTACTGTTAAGTACGTGTGGACAACGAGTTCTGGGGAAGTTGAATTGGAAGTGTCTAAATTCTAATAAAGAAGCACTATTATCTCCACTTAACCTAGTGACTGATGATACAATGGAACTATGAATATTTCTAATAAATGACTTGATGATACCTGATTATTTGCTATTATTCACCTGACGAATTATCACTGATTATGACTAATTAAgaatgttaaattaatttgatacTGATAGTTGTTGGCAAGAATCTGAGAAAATCCCTGAAGCTGTGAGAATcgtttgtttgtcaaaaataaaaaccgcGCAAGAAGAACAAAAAAGTGATACGGAAATTTGTACTTCAGTAAGAATGATATAGGGGGAATCCTGAGTGATGAACATGAATCAACACATGTATTGTATGTACACATGTCTTCTAATAGTACAATTTGATTGTTATATAGCTACGAATTGCTTATAACGGGAAGCATACGAACATATGTGGAAGCATTctataaaataaagtaaatcTCAAAAAGTTGTAACATTTCAGTATTTCTTCATATTTTAAAGTACGtacaaaaatattgatgtAAAGGCAAAAACGCTTTGTACCATTTTCACCTGAATTGAATGTATGTATACATGTTGCGATAAACACATTTAATAATCAAGTACGCAATCCAAATAGAGACACTATTAAACATGTTTATGCGTGGACCATGGTGGAGCACGGCAGCCAGCGCAGACTTGGCAAAATTGTTCGCATGGAAGTGTGGTCTATTCGTAGATAACTTGTATATAGGAACAGGTAAAATTGTATCGTGATATCGATCCGACCTGAGTTTGAGGTAATTGgattaaaacattttgttaaatCTGGGCTTGCGTGCTGTAGTGAAACTGAAATGTACGGACCCGTTGCGAAAATAATTCAGGAACCTGCCAGGTCTAAATCGCAAGTATAACAATCCGGCAAGATAGTTCTAATGCAGTACAAACCTACACAACAGCCTACTGAAACACCGATTTTTAAGTTACTTTTAACTGCAACGTAGTCCAATATAAACTTTATACTATTTTCTAAATTACCGTATACACTTGAAAACCCTTATTATCTTGCACTCGTAACCTATGCTATCTTTGAGGTAGACGGATggaatttttagtattattatagCGGGGCGCGGGCGCCGCCCCCCGCTATAAAAGGAAATGtaagtaattaataaatattctaTAATGAGATAAAAACTGAGGTAGTTGGATGGAATAAATGAGTATTAAATTGGATGATACTTGGCAAGAGTGGCGGCGACTGATTTGTTCTTAACAAACTTATAATCTAACGATTTTCATTCTTCCATCCTATGTACAGCTATTCCCCCGCTTTGACGGCTTCCGGCTCCGCCTCGTCTTCGCTGTAGTCCTCCTCTTCACCGGCGGAGGACTCCGCGTCGTCGTTTTCCTTGTCCCTGTCCCTGTCGTGATTGACCATTTCGGCGTCGCCCCGCCTGATCTCGTCGTTGCGCTGTTTCATCATCATCTCGTTGGCGCTCTGCATCTGCTGCATCTTCTCCAGGAAGTGCTGCTGCGAGGCCTTGTCCAAGCCCATCGCGTTCAGCTGGGCGATTTTGGCGGCGTGCACTGCCGCCGCCGCCTGCTCCGAGGACATCATCCCCATGCCCAGACTGTTCTCCGTGATAAACTGGAGGTAAGTGTCGAGGATCGCCGACCCCGTCGTGTTCGCTCCGGACACGGGCGGGGGTAAAGGAGCGGGATAGGGCTCTTTCGACAGGTTGTGGGCTAGAGAGTCTACGCTTTTGGCGGCGACCGCCTGGCCCGTCGAATTAAACCTGTTCAGTTTAAAGTTAGAATTCTGGTGGTGGAGCGGAGGTGATAGCGCTAAATCTAATCCACCATACCTTTGGTGCGAGATTGTCAGGTCTTCGGGGTCGTTGTCGCCGCATATCGAGCTGCCCGCCTCCGAGGCCGCCCCGGAGTAAGCGCTCTTAGCGTCTAGTTTCACGTCGGACCTCCTGGGGCCCGTCGGTGAGGCGCGCGCTCGCAGCTCCGCGGGACTTATTTTTACACCGGCTTTAGCCAACAATCTGCAAACAGACAAAGACGCTCAAAACGTGTCGAATTATGCGGGGGCGATTTTTTCTAAAGCTCCGTGTTCACTCGCAAATGATTGCTTGGCCCGAAAGCTCACACCAAACGAGATTTACAATTGTGAATGATGTTACCACGAAAACATCGCACAAAGACTTTTGTCACACACCACGCTCCTCGATGAACCGTTTAGTAAACACGTGATTGTGTGTTGTCTTGGTTACTTTTGAACGTGgagtacaataaaaaaaaatcaaaattatagctCTGTTGACGGAAACGATTTTTGTAGGCGTGAGTAATGTTTGTAAACAACTTGTTCGGTTAAAGACACCAATTTTCATCGATACTAAATAATCCTCGCTAACCCATTTATGTAACAACTGCATTGTACGGAAACGGATGCCCTACAAGTTGATAATACATACCGACTAAATTTAATCGATTGGGTTAAGGTCTTCGGTTTGCGCAAAACGATGAAGAACAAATAATCTGCAACAACGTTCCGAGAAAATGCTAGTGAGCTTGAACAGTATTTTGGAATTGgacgaaacatttttattttgctccCAAACAATGAATCCACTTTTAAAAAACCATTTACAACTGAACCAAGTTGTCAGAATGTCATTTAGGAAAATGTCCAAAACTGACCAAACAAGAATTTTCTGAAGACAAACATTGATCTTCAACCACTTTTTATTTAGAAACTATAGTTGGCGCGGCGAACCACTGGAGTAAACACGAGATAGTTCGTGACGTCATgaaaagcctgatttacaCTGCCTCGCCAAATTTTAGTGTTGTGCCGAGGAGAGCAATACAACGAGACAGCAACGCGCAACGAAGCCATGAAAGCTTGAAGATTCCGGCTGCGTGCATTGAGCTGCACCATACTTGGCGCGCCTTTACCCAATAGGAAACCATCCCCGAAAATCACGCGAATTTATTACTCCAGTGAGTCGCCGCGCCGACTATAGAAATATTTTGGAATGAGGAAATATCTTAACATatagggtgtttctgaaatacgtgttttaattttaaccagtgaaagaactcgccaatttatgaaacttttctctataacattttgtaaaattcgtaaaagtattccaagattttttgccccacaatttttaccaaaccagtcgttttgtgtgattaactagtttctattttttgtaaccatgagaatctaaattttgattatttatttttttttataacaatggaactttttaactaagctctgtttctatcacaacagaaaattttcgccctttgccataggcgggtatacactttgatggttaatttaggtattccaaattttaaatcaatttgtattgctttttcgatttggcgcgttcttccacgtgtgttaaaattaacacacgtatttcagaaacaccctgtatacactgATGgctacatttatcaaaacaATCAATCCAgtaacttatttaaaaaaagactgATTAAATGATGGTGGGAATtacgaatttaattttaaaaaaattgaagagcTTAAGGATCACAGACAAATTGAAGAACAATAATTTGTAGATTCAAAAAATGCATTCGCAGTGTAAATTTGAGTAGGAAATTCtggaaattacaaattaaaaacaattccaGTATGCTTAATTCATCTATTTCTTCATTCTTCCTCTGAAGTTTATGGTTTCCCAAAGAAGTCAAAGTTTTCTTTACCACAGTTGGTGTGATTACTCGTTAAAGTGGTTATTTTGATGATTAAACCGGCCGAAAAAAATAACCGGTTAATCTATTTGGCCAGATAAAAGTAGGGCTGCATGGtttagggccggttgcacaaacgtgagttaaatttaactacagattaaaatatacgaaaacattgttacaacaataggtaactaaagtaacgaagcattttaacctacagttaactttaactggcgttggtgcaaccgacCCTTAATTGGTTTAACCTGGTTAATTAGCAGATGATTAAGGACCGATTTCACCAACGCctgttaacgttaactgtaggttaaaatgcttcgttactttagttacctattgttgtaacaatgttttcgtctattttaatctgtagttaaatttaactcacgttggtgaaaccggcccttagTCAGTTATTTTAGGACGGTTAACTTACTTGATCACATATTGGTTAGTTTAATTCAACAGGAATAATTTGATAAACTATGAAAtcagtatttttcaattgattaataaattaatttgacggGCCAGATAAGTCaattggtaaatttttttggccgACTTGGATCTCGAGTTGACTGAACCAACAGTTAATTAACCGAGTTGCTTAAACCAGTTAAACAGTACAGCCCTAAAATGTATTCCATATTTtaaagttcttttttttttaaaacaactgtcaaagtgttgtcatgttggtacaTATGAGCCAGTAGTTATTTGATGGTTATTGggttggcaacgtaaaatgtgAATTGTATGTCGCACATTTTGATGTGAAGGCGCTTACGCTACTGAAGCCGCAATTACTTTTACTTTTCAGTGTTATTattgtctttatttcttgtcttttggtataaaatttgctgacataacctcaaaccgaAACGAAAGAATTTAGGATGGTCTTAagtgaattttgacattgacaagtgtttaaaaaaatggactttagttaTCGGTGTTGTCTTTTGagtttgtttctttattatttgaaTGACCTCAACATTActtaaataattcaacaatcTGTGCCTCTGtgaacaaaaacaattcaacaGAAATTCGTTTTAGAAAACTTTCTTGCAGATCATGAAGGTAATGCAGtgaaagtcaaaaaaaatgtttccagcttccaaaatgttttcattgtgaaaaacaaattgtttttttttattaccaaataaaaatttttagtCGTTTTCGTAATTCAAATGGATTATCGTCAGCATTTGTTATGAAATATTGCTACTggttttttcttcaaaaaagaaacaagACGGATTAAATATCCATTTTTCCACAGGATATTATGTTATGACTATGAGGTATATATATCACTTACTTCCATCACAGTGAGTacacttaattttaaaaatatgcacTTGTAGCAAGTACATGTTTAGAAAATACCCAAAAGTGAGAATTCACAACACTcgaaatatgcaaaaaaaatcccaaaatTTTACACGGCAAACTTTGCTTTATCGAATTTTGAGCACCGAACTTGATTGTTCGCAAGCATTCCTGGCACAAAGAAACTGCCAAGATTTTAGATTCCTCTTAAGCTCGATGGAGTCAAAAGCCACCGCCGCCATTTGCTAGTGAACACGTATCTTCGTATTTGAACGGCGCCGTGAaacaatttctttcacttgCCGTTCAGTCGAAACATTAGGTTTGATTTGGGGGCCTCACCTGCTGGCTAGATCCGGATCGAAGGGGGCGGGCATGGGCAGAACGGGCAGGTCTTTTGTACTAATTCCTCTGTGTTGCCGCGACATGTGCGAGTGAAGAGAATTTCGAGATTTCGCAACCGTTCCACACAACACACATCTATAACCGGGGCATATCGTATGTTTATCTTCTAAATGAGTTCGTAACGTATGAGCTGACCGATAGATTTTTCCACATTTTGGACAGGGTCTCGGATCTGTCGCTCTCACTCTCATCATGTCCAGAGAACGCCTCGAAACTAAAAACAAGACAAATGCAATTACTTTCTTTTATGGGCACAACTTAAACTAACCACAAAATCTACCATTTGGCTGGACCTTCAGACTCGCCCAATTAAACAAAACCTGCTCAAGTATTTAAGCGCCGtttgatatcaattttaacgTCTTCGTAAGGAAATGACTCGGATCTGCTAATGGTTTGAGATGTCTTCGCCGCCTACCTGTCTGATAAATTTTGCACAAGATACTTAAGCTGTTTCGTTTGATTTGACGCATTTCCAGTGGTCTTTAATGTTGCATGAATGGTAGCGCAGTTAAAGTCGAgttgatttttgtaaaaatttactGGCAATCAAAATATCACTACAATTTAAGAGCTGGTGGTAACTAAGAAATTTACAATATGCAAGATTTAGTATCTACAATAATTCAAAGTCAAACATGTTAAATGTCTTTTTATGATGTAAATTTCACTTTGAGAGTAATCAGTGTTCATCAGGATTCTTTTGTCGGTCCGCGTTTTAATagcactcgtgaaatatcgtCCGCACAACGTTTGCAAAGTCTCAACAGACGTCATTCTACAAGCTCCATTTTATCTGTTTCATAATGTCCCACTGTTTGGAGTGCTTGCTTCTCATATGATTTCGTACAGAATTAGGATGTGAAAATCGCCTTCCGCATTCAGTCACAGGACACAAAGGACTGTCTCTAGGATAGTGTTCATCGATATGTGATCTTGCCGCGTTGATCGAGGGCAGAATGAGATCGCATAGAGGGCACTCGTACTTGATGGGTACCCCAGCTGGTTGTTCGGCTGCAGGAAATCTTCCCGACCCACTGGTGCTGGCATCTGGAATGCCAAATCTCGCTGCACTTTTAGTTGCATTTATGCGTAATCAATACAAATTACCAAATACAATAAATCAACAAACAAGACGAAATCAAAACACGACTAGGGTTAAGCAATGGGTTTAATATGTGGGCGCGTGCTGCCTCTGTCTGATCCCGTGCGCCTGCAGCTGGTGGTTGATCAGGTAGTGCTTGGTCTTGCACTTCTTGCCGCAAAACTTGCAAACTCTCCAGTTTTCCTGGGACGTGTGAACGTGCACGTTTATGATGTGCTGTCTTAGATTACTGGGGTTCGAGTAAAGACGGCCGCAGTATTGACATTTGGGCTTCTCCTGCCAGGAACAATTAGTCGCCTGTGCCGCCCCTGTAACAACAGAGGCGGCATTAGTAAATTGTGTTAGAAAAACAACGGGATCTGTACGAGTTTCGTGTTTCCCGACTCTATATTGCACTTCCAATTACCAAATTGGCCATTATCCTTGCACAAGTCCGTTTCCTTTTTTTCCTATTCTTCCGTTTATTAGCCATAAATCCTTTTTAATAACTGGTTATCTGCTTCCTCGTATTTTTTATGGGCTCCCGCGCAAATGTAAAGTACGAGCTGCGAGCTGTTTAACGACCATTTTTATTTCCTACTTGCGCCGTCTTGGGCATTACCGCAATTACGTCGATGCAACTTATTTTGATTTGTCCCGACATAAAAACCCAATGCGTAATGAATTTCTGATTCGCCCGGACTCGCCCAACCCTGCTAAGTACATCCTTTAATTTAAACTTATTAAAATAATGGAGGTCATAATTGCTTCGAATTGAAATCATTAAAGTAATTACTCTTTCGGATCGCCTCGGTACAACCTAAGACGCCTCCTCTACTTAGCTTTTTTCTTGAGACTACTTAGTCGTGTGAAAAAGTGAGTGCTCGACGCTCAATTTCATCCGAATACAAACCAATTATGTTTCTACTTCCGCATCGAAAACGGGTTCAATTGCTCGTGTGGTCTAGCGAGGtgctattaaattttttaattaaaatgttgtgGATATTTATGTGGCGAATCGAAGcagatattaaaatttgtaatttggcGCTTAGATTAGTTGGTACGGCGCGATAACGCGACTAAAAATATAAGTGACCTATAAACGGCATCTAGGAAAATGGTGAAATTCGGGCTTGGTTGTAATATCATTTCATTATACTACATTATCCCCTTCCTGACATGCAATGGCGAGCATTACTCtgtgaaataaaaaagccCATGACTGGGTCCTTTTCCTGAgcgtaataaaattaatgccCAAGAAAGACGTAATCTGTCGACGTAAAAGTAAAATACGAGTAGGCAACGAGTAATTTCTTAAAATATACCAAAGCAATGGGGACTTTATCGAACATAAAGTAATAAATGTGCGTTATAGCGTCCAAGCACGAACAGTCGATAACGAGGCCTGTATTGCCGACTGATACAGTCCGGTAATGCAAGGAGAAACGCTGTCACACAAACACCTCCTTTTTATACGCGGTTTTCGTCCTCGCCGTCCTTTCTCTCCGACCGTTCTCTTCCCCGAGTACAGTCGGTGATAAACAGCTTTTCTGTATTTCTGAGCTTTCTCGGGATTTTCTCACACCTACAGAAATATCCGTTGAAATGTGTTCATTTCCTTTTATATTCCAGAAATCGAAATgttttcataaatgtgttaTTCAGCAATGCATCTCAATCCTAGTTCCACATAAAAATAAGGTCTACATTTTCTATTGAGCGACTCGTTTTTACCGACTCctcggaaaaaaaaacacacgatTTTCGGTCCTTATTCGCATCACATCTGGGCCTAACTAGTAATAACGATTGCCTCGTAAAGAAAACAGAACGTTTCACTTTCAAATTAACGGAGTTTCTTTCGAACGGAAATGAGAATTTTACGCCAGATATTTTTAGTATGTTCGAAAAAGCACGCCGcagttttcagtttttatttgGTAGAAAGCTACAAACGTCAACAACACCACCAGGCAGGACAGCTGCCCCAGGGTGTGATCGATGCATGGAGAGTAACGCTGCGTAAAATCTTTCAGACTGAAAGCTTCAAAACTGAGATGTCCTCGCAGAGACTTTCACTTCTGGACTTTTTAATTATCCTTAATCTCGAACTGAAGTGGAAACACCACCAAACCATCGAGCACGTCGAgagtaacagtttttttttaaataatatgcaGAAATGTTGAAAAGGGAATGAGTTCAGAAATACGgcgtatttttttctgttacattTGTCTTCTACCAAAAACAAACCGCTGATTCCATTAAAACGTTTTTTCAAAGTAAAATGAAGTAAACAAAAAACTCTTGTTGTGTTTATGTTTCCgatgtaaaaaataatgttgtaCCTCgccataaaaaataattggaaaTGGCTCCGGGTGAAAAAACTCTTGACACTGAGAATAACCTTTTTAAAtctaacataaaaattaaagtaaataaCATCATTATAATAACCGGATttgaaaattacaataatatttgtatttttatcgccaaaattttaataaaaccgGTGGAAAAATATATCCATTTAACGACCATCTTTAAACGGTCGCTATTTATCACAGTTTAACTTGCGACAGCAATTAAACTGGTTCTTGTCGTGACAGATATTTCCCAACTcttccaaaaatttccaatttggaaattcgttttattggaagaaaaagaagagacGCGGACCGATCCAAAGGTTTCACGGGTGCAGAtatcgcaaaaaaaaaaacaaaataaacaaaatgcaTTTTATTGTAAGTGACAACTGAAACCAAGTCAGaggtttttgtgaaaaaaattccgGTGATGACTTTGTACGAAAGTAAGTAAGAAAGAACATTTATTGTTAAACTTGTTCAACCAGTTCTTGCCAGAGCAGATTCTGTtcaagtttttcaaattgtgaaatttattattagaaCAAGAGAAGAGGTTCAGACCGACCTAATATTCATATTTGCACATTTATAGAAAATCACTGCTCTCTTACGCcagggaaaaaaaattaaatggatTTCTATTTTTAAGCTACTGGCTTctgaatttcatttttgagtatacaaatttaaaaaaattaaacgcaTTTTTCTCGAAACaatagaaaatgaaattttttgcatatcgtaatgaaagtggcacttatttacacgcaaaatcgtagtgaaagtagtaatttttggatcattttattccatctcctggGAGacgattgtcaaagcataccttttttttttgttattttttttagaccAAAACTTCTCAACTtttttcgatatgcaaaaaaatagtgtgtacaacacgttatcaAAGTCTTACACACATTTATAATGATTAAGAAAATTGCTGACGGAATgctggagagaaaagaaataatatAACATGGAAAAGGAGAGAAAATACTACCAgaggaacgggtatgccagCGAAGAAGTGTAAAGATGgagagcaaaaggaagatggaaGGAGAGTGATGATGTTCGAGAGCATGATGGAGAGTATATTGATGTACGGGGCAGACAtctggggatggaaggaacaGAAAAAGGTAGAgaaagtgcaagaaaaatatttgagaggaGTGCTGGGAGTAGACTGAGAAAcgccaggttacatagtaagagaaaagtgaaagcgggaaagagagcg includes the following:
- the LOC138131188 gene encoding protein abrupt-like isoform X1, which produces MGGDTSPEQQYSLRWNDFHSSILSSFRHLRDEEDFVDVTLACDGCSFTAHKVVLSACSPYFRRLLKANPCQHPIVILRDVQQKDMESLLRFMYNGEVHIGQEQLTDFLKTAQMLQVRGLADVPAGTAGQRLTAPEQKISPNSSSLPWATDRSDALREGALSPPPAKRSRSTERGTFTPDRGRSPSRGNGDMQESLLGQALEGGPTILTKEKGNSDSSLQAQSTGEDSNSSDTAMSDHGDPVTPKTEPSDYPMLDDHHPFNTNGGLIDQTRTPTFPGALLGLQGLGGLMPGPSGIHNSTDNFVSRRSLDMMRVRATDPRPCPKCGKIYRSAHTLRTHLEDKHTICPGYRCVLCGTVAKSRNSLHSHMSRQHRGISTKDLPVLPMPAPFDPDLASRLLAKAGVKISPAELRARASPTGPRRSDVKLDAKSAYSGAASEAGSSICGDNDPEDLTISHQRYGGLDLALSPPLHHQNSNFKLNRFNSTGQAVAAKSVDSLAHNLSKEPYPAPLPPPVSGANTTGSAILDTYLQFITENSLGMGMMSSEQAAAAVHAAKIAQLNAMGLDKASQQHFLEKMQQMQSANEMMMKQRNDEIRRGDAEMVNHDRDRDKENDDAESSAGEEEDYSEDEAEPEAVKAGE
- the LOC138131188 gene encoding protein abrupt-like isoform X3; the protein is MYNGEVHIGQEQLTDFLKTAQMLQVRGLADVPAGTAGQRLTAPEQKISPNSSSLPWATDRSDALREGALSPPPAKRSRSTERGTFTPDRGRSPSRGNGDMQESLLGQALEGGPTILTKEKGNSDSSLQAQSTGEDSNSSDTAMSDHGDPVTPKTEPSDYPMLDDHHPFNTNGGLIDQTRTPTFPGALLGLQGLGGLMPGPSGIHNSTDNFVSRRSLDMMRVRATDPRPCPKCGKIYRSAHTLRTHLEDKHTICPGYRCVLCGTVAKSRNSLHSHMSRQHRGISTKDLPVLPMPAPFDPDLASRLLAKAGVKISPAELRARASPTGPRRSDVKLDAKSAYSGAASEAGSSICGDNDPEDLTISHQRYGGLDLALSPPLHHQNSNFKLNRFNSTGQAVAAKSVDSLAHNLSKEPYPAPLPPPVSGANTTGSAILDTYLQFITENSLGMGMMSSEQAAAAVHAAKIAQLNAMGLDKASQQHFLEKMQQMQSANEMMMKQRNDEIRRGDAEMVNHDRDRDKENDDAESSAGEEEDYSEDEAEPEAVKAGE
- the LOC138131188 gene encoding protein abrupt-like isoform X2 translates to MGGDTSPEQQYSLRWNDFHSSILSSFRHLRDEEDFVDVTLACDGCSFTAHKVVLSACSPYFRRLLKANPCQHPIVILRDVQQKDMESLLRFMYNGEVHIGQEQLTDFLKTAQMLQVRGLADVPAGTAGQRLTAPEQKISPNSSSLPWATDRSDALREGALSPPPAKRSRSTERGTFTPDRGRSPSRGNGDMQESLLGQALEGGPTILTKEKGNSDSSLQAQSTGEDSNSSDTAMSDHGDPVTPKTEPSDYPMLDDHHPFNTNGGLIDQTRTPTFPGALLGLQGLGGLMPGPSGIHNSTDNFVSRRSLDMMRVRATDPRPCPKCGKIYRSAHTLRTHLEDKHTICPGYRCVLCGTVAKSRNSLHSHMSRQHRGISTKDLPVLPMPAPFDPDLASRLLAKAGVKISPAELRARASPTGPRRSDVKLDAKSAYSGAASEAGSSICGDNDPEDLTISHQRFNSTGQAVAAKSVDSLAHNLSKEPYPAPLPPPVSGANTTGSAILDTYLQFITENSLGMGMMSSEQAAAAVHAAKIAQLNAMGLDKASQQHFLEKMQQMQSANEMMMKQRNDEIRRGDAEMVNHDRDRDKENDDAESSAGEEEDYSEDEAEPEAVKAGE